The nucleotide sequence TTCCCAAGCTCGGGGTCGAGGGTTCGAATCCCTTCCGCCGCTCAAACCTGAAGGCCGGTGGTCCTGAACTCAGGGCCGCCGGCCTTCTTGTTTTCGGGCCTAGACGGCGCACAGAGAGGCCAGCTGCCAGACGCTCTCCCAGTTCGCTTGTTTTGCCTGGTACGCTGGCTCACTCGATGAGTGGCGGAAGGCTCCTCTCCATCTGGCTTGGCCTCACACTGCTGCTGGGGTTGTGGACGTCGGGTTGTTCCTCTGCGGCGCACACAGCGGCGAGCTCGCACACGGCCCTTGCCCGGTCAGCCGTGCTGCAGTGCCAGCCCGGAGAGTCCACGGTGGTCTGCTGCATCAAGAAGTTCCCAACGACGGCGGCGGAGAGTTGCGCCGCCACGGCCGTGGAAGTGGCAGAGGTCCTCGCTGGCCTCCAGGTTCTCGGCGAGACCGCGAGCGCGGTGACTGATGGTGCGCCGGAGGAGGATGAGGAGGATCCGGACGAAGGCTACCGGCAGCACTGCATCGACATGTACGTCCTCTGCGTCCATCGGAAATGGACTGGCGACTGTCACGACTGCCTTCGCTACTGCCAGGGACAGAAGCAGTGGCCCTTCAACATCTGCACTAGGAGATGAGCCATGCGCCCGGAGGACCATGACTGGCATCACGTCCAGGAACTGGCCAGCCGCCTTCAGCAGGAGGCGCGCTCGGACCTCACGGGTGGAGAACGCGAGCTGCTCCTGCGAGTTGCTCGGGAGGTCGCCATCGGTGACGCGGAAGCGACGCTGGGAACGCCCACGGGCGTCGTGGACCTTGCCATTGAAGTGAGCGCCAGGATCCGAGAAGGCTCCCGGAGGCTGTCTCAGGCACTGGTCAGGGCCCACCGCCTATTAGATGCAGGTGACACTGCGGGCGCGAGAAAGGTGCTCCAGGGAGTACTCGACGTCGAGGTGGTTCCCCTGTACCGCGACCACGCGCAGGCGGAACTCGACGAGCTCGGGTAAAAGCCGCTGCCACACAGGCGACTGTCACTCCAAGGGCTCGTCCTCATCGTGCACTTCGACTGGCTGCTCATCATCAGCAGCCGGCTCTACCAAGACTCGATTGATCCTCTCTGCCAACGTGAGTGAGACAGTTCGTACCCGGCAGTTTAGTGTGCAGGGCGACCCAGGCAGGAACGATGAGCGCAGTGGTGGAAGAAGCTCGGGTCCGGGAGAGCGAGGTGGAGGAGAAGGCCAGGCGGCGAGGCTTCACGGCGGAGTACAAGCTGCGAGTGCTGGCGGAGGCCCACCGCTGCACGAAGCCCGGTGAAGTGGGGGCGCTGCTGCGCCGCGAGGGGCTGTACTCGTCGCTGCTGAGCGCGTGGCGGCGCCAGCGCGATGCGGGTGTCAGGCGACAGGAATTTCTGACCCCCTTACGTCACTAAAACTGACCCCCTCCCCAGCGCCCGGTTGGACTGCTCGGTGATGCTACGTCGTTTCCCTGCGTGCGTCCGCCGGAGCGCGCCCTCGCTGCTTCTCAAGCGAGGGCGCGCGGAGGCCACGTCCGAGGCACGGAGCTCGTGCTCGGCTCAGTCGTCGTTGCCAGGCGGCGCGCTGCGGCCCAAGAGCCCCGCCTTGCGCTTCTGGCGTAGCCGCGTCCCAGTCCTGGCAGAACTGCACCCACGCCGGGTGGAAACGCACGGTGCCCGCTTGCCGGTTGTTCTCGTCAACCAGCGGCCTGACGTTGTCCGAGAGCACCTCCAGCGGCACGCCGCCGAAGTGCACGAAGGCCGCGGCCACGCCCTCGCGCCAGTCGTCCCCCCGCTGGTTGAGGAAGGCGCGCACGAAGAGGCGTCGCGAGAACGAGAGCACCGCCACCAGCAGGAAGACCTTCACGACCTGCCCGCCCAGCCGCACCGTAAGCATCCGGTCGTGCCCAGGTCGTCGCCATGAGCCATGACGTGCACAGTGCGCGGCACGATGACGACCAGCACAGCAACGACGAGGGCGGAGCCGGCGTGGTTGGTAGCCGCACGGCAACCGAGGTGGACACCGGAGGTGGCCGCGGAGGTGGTGCGCGCGTGGAAGGCAGAAGGAGGGGCGCAGTCGGCGTTCATGCGCCGACATGGACTGCCGCGAGAGCGGCTGCGCTTCTGGACGCGGCGGCGCGACGGGAGTCCGGAGACGAAGCCCGCGCTGGGCTTCGTGCCGGTGGAGGTGGCGCCGGCCACGCCGCGCGAGGAGGCGGTGGTGGTGGAGGTGGGCGGGGTACGGGTGAGAGTGGACGGGGGCGCCAGCCAGGAGTTGGTGGAGCGGGTGCTGCGCGCGGTGAAGGGGGTGCAGGGATGCTGAGGCTGCCGGAGGGGGTGCGAATCTGGGTGGCGACGGCGCCGTGCGACATGCGCAAGCAGGCGGACGGGTTGAGCGCGTTGGTGGAGGGCAGCCTGGGGCAGGCGCCGAAGTCGGGGCACCTCTTCGTCTTCTTCTCGAGGCGCAAGGACTTCGTGCGGATTCTCTTCTGGGGCGCCAATGGGTACTGCACCGTCGCCAAGCGGCTGGAGGCGGGGCGGTTCCGGGTGCCGGTGCCCGTGGAGGGCCAGGCCACGGTGCACCTGGAGGCGCGGCAGTTGGCCGAGCTGCTGGCGCTGGTGGAGGCCGGGGGAAGGGCGGGACGCAAGCCGGCGCACTGAGTCTTCTGTTGCGCGCCCTACCTGAGGCATTGCATACGGGGGGCGCGCATGACGACGCCCGAGACAGTCGCCGACGAGAGGGGCACCCTGGACGAGGAGCAGCAGCCGCCCGGGGAAGCGAAGGACTTGGAGGCGGTGCGCGCGTACATGCGGCAGCTGCTGGAAGCGGGGCGCGGCGAGGAGGCCATTGAGTTGCTGCTGGGGCTATTGGGCCAGCTGCGCGAGGCGCACTCGTCCACGGCGGTGCGGCTGAAGCACGCGCTGCGGCAGTTGTACGGGCGCAAGAGTGAGAAGGCACCGGCGGGCCAGCTGCAGTTGCTGCTGGAGTTGCTCACCCAGCCCGCGGCCGACGCGCCCGCGGCCGACTGCGCCGCGGCGGCCGGGCCCGCCAGCCACGAAGGGGACTCGGCGTCCTCATCCGCCCCGGAAGGCCAGGCGCCGAAGAAGCAGTCCCGGCGCCCGCCCCTGCGCGGCGCGAAGGCGTTGCCGGCGCACCTGGAGCGGCGCGAGGTGGTGCTGCAGCCTTCCGCCGAGGAGTGCACCTGCCCGGAGTGCGGCGAGCCGCGCAAGGCCTTTGGCGAGGAAGTCAGTCAGCGGCTGGAACTGGAGCCGGCGCGCTTCTACGTGCGGGTGGAGAAGCGGCCGAAGCTTTCGTGCTCGCGCTGCAAGGAGGGGGTGGCCACCGCGCCCGCCAGCGAGGCGCCGCTGCCGGGGGCGCTGCCCGGCCCGGGCCTGCTGGCGCAACTGCTGGTGGGCAAGTACCGCGACGGGCTGCCCCTGTACCGCCAGCAGGCCATTTTCGACCAGCGCTACGGCGTCAAGCTGCCCGCCTCCACCCTGGGCGACTGGGTGGCGGCCGCCAGCGACGTGCTGCCGCCGCTGGTGGCGCTGCTCAAGCGCCGCACCCTGGCCGACTGGCTGTTGCACACCGACGACACCGGCGTGCGCGTCCTCGACAAGGACGACGCGCGCGGCGTCAAGCGAGGCCACTTGTGGCCCTACGTCGGCCAGGGCGGCAACGTCTTCGTCGAGTACACCCCCGACTGGAGCGGCAAGGGCCCCCAGGCGGTGCTGGCCCACTTCCACGGCTACCTCGTCGTGGACGGCTACAAAGGCTACGAGGCCCTCTTCGGCCCCGCCTCCCCTCGCACCGAGGTGGGCTGCTGGATGCACGCACGGCGCGGTTTCGAGCGCGCCCACCAGGCCGGCGACTCGCGCGGCGGCACGGTGCTGGCCCTCGTCCAGAAACTCTACGCCGTCGAGCGCCAGGCCACCGAGGCGGCCCTCTGCCCCGAGGCGCGCCTGGGCCTGCGTTTGGAGAAGAGCGCCCCCGTCTACGCGGAGCTCTTCGAGCTGCTGGAGACCTGGGCCCCTCACGTGCCCCCGAAGACGCTGCTGGGCAAGGCCATCGGGTACGCGCGCAACCGCTACGTCCCCTTGGGCCGCTTCCTCGAGGACGGACGCGTGCCGGTAGACAACGGCGAAGTCGAGCGCCTCATCCGAATGATTGCTTTGGGAAGGAAGAACTGGCTTTTCCTCGGCAGCGATGAGGCCGGACGCCGGGCCGCGTCCGTCTACTCCCTCGTGCTCAGCTGCTACCGGCTGGGCAGGGACCCCTGGGCCTACTTCCGCGACGTGTTGCCCAAGCTCGGCGACACCCGCTTCCCGGCCTCCCGTCTCAAGGAACTCCTCCCCGAGGCGTGGGCTCAGCAGCAGGCTCAGCAGCGATAGGCTCGTCGGCGCGCCGTCATTCACGCGCTCTACCTGCCACGCTCCTCGTCCGCCGGCACCCTGGGCTGGACCGGTCCCTTACCCCGGAGATATCGTCCTGTTCTCCTGGGGTTCCCACCGGCTGCCTCTGGTCATGTGGGGGGCTCGTGGGATGGAGGCCCAAGAGGAAGCCAAGGGGCGCGCGGGACGGAGGCGCAAGGCGACGGGCCGGAAGTCGCGGGAAGTGGCTCCTGAGCCCTCCGAGGTCTCCCAGGGTGAGCCACCGACGGAACCAGAACCGTCCATGCCTGCGGCCAGCGAACGCGGGGCTCAGCACGGGTAACGCGCTGACCACCAGGGCATAGCTGGCGGTACCATGGAGCGCTTCGTGCCGCCCGAGAAGCCCCCGTCCGGGCGCGCGGCTCCTCGCGGCCGGAACTGCGCAGCGGGTGGCGGCGCCCATGTCCTACGCCGCCAACCTGCCTCGCGTGCAGCGGAGGCTTCTCGGAAACAGCACCGCAGCGAGCCGCGTAGACAGTCGGGGAGGCGCTGGCACGCTACATTCGTCGCAATCCGGTGGAGGCCGAGGCGGAGGAGTTCCTGCCGTCATCACCGCGTACCGTGTACGCCACCGCGTCCTGCCTGCTCTCGCCCCCAGGGCGTCGTCAGCTCCGCACGTCAGCCGAGGCGACAACTTCCCTGACACAGGGGGGAGGCGGGCTGTCGGCACCGGGGCGTCGGTCGTGGGGTGGATTCGGGGACCGAGGCCCCGCGCTTCCCCGAGCCGTGCTACCTAGTGCCCCTGAAACGCTGGGAGGAGGAGCCATGCCGGGAGCACGAGGGAAGACCGAGAGCTGGACGATTCATTGTTGCACGCCGTTTGACTTTGGCTGGGAGTTCGCCAGCCCGGTTCCGGCCAAGGACGAGCGCCTGTACCAGCTCCTGGCCGCCGCCGCCGAGAACCAGGGGAGTTGGAACTCCTGGGATGGGGACTTCGTCCAGGAGCCTCGCTATCTGGTCTGGGTCGGGGGCGAGCAAGCGCTGAGGCATGGGTACATCTGGAAGCAGTCCAACAACGGGACCACGTACATCGCCACCAGGGATTCCCTGAGCAGGTCGGTCCCGAGTGCGTCCTCCTTCGTGTTGGACGAGGTCACCGTCTACATCCGGGCGCCGGAGGGGGACTGACCGCGGGCGGCCGGGCCCAATAATTTTTCGTGCCAGACCCGGCTGGTAGCCTCAGTGGACACCCCCACGATCGAGGTGCCCGCCAAGATGTTTCGTCAAGCTGGACGGGACAGCCACATCACTTCCTAGAACACAGCGGGACCACTGCATCCCCGCCCTGGAGGCGGGTTGCCGCTGGCGTGTATGTGGAGCAGCCTCGCGCCAATGTACCTCCCCCTCTGGGTTCTGGTGGGCGTCCCCCTCCTGCTGGTGGCGTTCCGGGGACGCCTGAGCATCACGTGGCATCTGCACCGAGCGCGCTCCCTCTGGCCGCGCCTCACCCGGTTTGGCAAGCGCCGGTCCTTGGAGCGCTTCCTGCGGGCGAAGGGCTACACGGGCAGCACTCTCGCTGACGCGGATGTTGAGCGCTGGTTGGCCTCTCCCGAGGCCGTCGAGCGGTGTTTTCTTGAGTACACCACTGGGGCGCTGGGACGCTTCTTCCCAGAAACACCCGTTTGGGCTGCGGTGTTCGCTCAGGTACTCAGCGAGGCGCTCCGTGACGGGTTGAGCGTCGAGGCGGTGGAGGCGGCGCGCAGCGAGCGCGACAGGGGCTGACCCTTCTGCCTCTGGGCTTGCACGCTACTGTTCCCGGTTGTGCGGCCGTGCAGTCCTCAACCGGTTCCGGTTCCCGCTATAGGGCGGGGAACCGGGAACCACCGGGTCAGCCCTGGCCTCGGGCGAGGAAGGCGTCCACATCCGATGGCCGGACGCGGATGGCGTTGCTTACCCGGACGTGGGACAGCTCACCCCGCTCGCACAGCCGGTAGACGGTGGCGGTGCAGATGGGCAACCGCTCCGCCACCTCACGCACGGTGAGCAGGCGCTTCGCCCCGCTCGGCAGCGCGCGGA is from Pyxidicoccus xibeiensis and encodes:
- a CDS encoding helix-turn-helix domain-containing protein; translation: MLQGPAHARLRALPSGAKRLLTVREVAERLPICTATVYRLCERGELSHVRVSNAIRVRPSDVDAFLARGQG
- the tnpC gene encoding IS66 family transposase — its product is MTTPETVADERGTLDEEQQPPGEAKDLEAVRAYMRQLLEAGRGEEAIELLLGLLGQLREAHSSTAVRLKHALRQLYGRKSEKAPAGQLQLLLELLTQPAADAPAADCAAAAGPASHEGDSASSSAPEGQAPKKQSRRPPLRGAKALPAHLERREVVLQPSAEECTCPECGEPRKAFGEEVSQRLELEPARFYVRVEKRPKLSCSRCKEGVATAPASEAPLPGALPGPGLLAQLLVGKYRDGLPLYRQQAIFDQRYGVKLPASTLGDWVAAASDVLPPLVALLKRRTLADWLLHTDDTGVRVLDKDDARGVKRGHLWPYVGQGGNVFVEYTPDWSGKGPQAVLAHFHGYLVVDGYKGYEALFGPASPRTEVGCWMHARRGFERAHQAGDSRGGTVLALVQKLYAVERQATEAALCPEARLGLRLEKSAPVYAELFELLETWAPHVPPKTLLGKAIGYARNRYVPLGRFLEDGRVPVDNGEVERLIRMIALGRKNWLFLGSDEAGRRAASVYSLVLSCYRLGRDPWAYFRDVLPKLGDTRFPASRLKELLPEAWAQQQAQQR
- a CDS encoding DDE-type integrase/transposase/recombinase; this encodes MLTVRLGGQVVKVFLLVAVLSFSRRLFVRAFLNQRGDDWREGVAAAFVHFGGVPLEVLSDNVRPLVDENNRQAGTVRFHPAWVQFCQDWDAATPEAQGGALGPQRAAWQRRLSRARAPCLGRGLRAPSLEKQRGRAPADARRETT
- a CDS encoding DUSAM domain-containing protein, with product MRPEDHDWHHVQELASRLQQEARSDLTGGERELLLRVAREVAIGDAEATLGTPTGVVDLAIEVSARIREGSRRLSQALVRAHRLLDAGDTAGARKVLQGVLDVEVVPLYRDHAQAELDELG
- a CDS encoding transposase encodes the protein MRRHGLPRERLRFWTRRRDGSPETKPALGFVPVEVAPATPREEAVVVEVGGVRVRVDGGASQELVERVLRAVKGVQGC
- the tnpB gene encoding IS66 family insertion sequence element accessory protein TnpB (TnpB, as the term is used for proteins encoded by IS66 family insertion elements, is considered an accessory protein, since TnpC, encoded by a neighboring gene, is a DDE family transposase.) — translated: MLRLPEGVRIWVATAPCDMRKQADGLSALVEGSLGQAPKSGHLFVFFSRRKDFVRILFWGANGYCTVAKRLEAGRFRVPVPVEGQATVHLEARQLAELLALVEAGGRAGRKPAH